The Halosimplex litoreum genome has a window encoding:
- a CDS encoding sulfite oxidase-like oxidoreductase, whose translation MGIRDVTDIHEEFDGDRLPPGQRETERFPVLSLKDTPDFDPDEWTFTVRGAVEEELTYSWDEFRDLPTDTQRQDFHCVTGWSRFDNEFVGVPFPEIAERAGVADDAVHVMFGAMDGYTTNLPLDECMRQEVLFVRELDGDPLPSDHGGPLRVVTPHKYAYKGAKWVDGVTFLTEPQRGYWEKRGYSNTANPWAEDRYTTM comes from the coding sequence ATGGGCATCCGCGACGTGACCGACATCCACGAGGAGTTCGACGGCGACCGGCTCCCGCCGGGCCAGCGCGAGACCGAGCGGTTCCCCGTCCTCTCGCTGAAAGACACCCCCGACTTCGATCCCGACGAGTGGACGTTCACCGTCCGCGGCGCCGTCGAGGAAGAACTGACCTACTCCTGGGACGAGTTCCGCGACCTTCCCACCGACACCCAGCGCCAGGACTTCCACTGCGTCACCGGCTGGAGTCGCTTCGACAACGAGTTCGTGGGCGTGCCGTTCCCGGAGATCGCCGAGCGCGCCGGGGTGGCCGACGACGCCGTCCACGTCATGTTCGGCGCGATGGACGGCTACACGACGAACCTCCCACTCGACGAGTGCATGCGACAGGAGGTCCTGTTCGTCCGCGAGCTCGACGGCGACCCGCTCCCCTCAGACCACGGCGGCCCGCTGCGTGTGGTCACTCCCCACAAGTACGCCTACAAGGGCGCCAAGTGGGTCGACGGCGTCACCTTCCTCACCGAACCCCAGCGAGGCTACTGGGAGAAACGCGGCTACTCCAACACCGCCAATCCCTGGGCCGAGGACCGCTACACGACGATGTGA
- a CDS encoding DUF7512 family protein, translating into MFGLESAAGVDGAALVIGVVLVEAIVLYVGYGFLERLVGPRLVAALRGDS; encoded by the coding sequence ATGTTCGGGCTTGAGAGCGCGGCCGGCGTCGACGGTGCCGCGCTCGTGATCGGGGTCGTACTGGTGGAGGCGATCGTCCTGTACGTCGGCTACGGGTTCCTCGAACGCCTGGTCGGCCCGCGGCTCGTCGCGGCGCTGCGGGGTGATTCGTGA
- a CDS encoding NAD(P)/FAD-dependent oxidoreductase yields MSEGTRNLVIAGSGVAGLSAAVYAARADLDPLVLEGDEPGGQLTLTTDVENYLGFPEGVGGMDLVQRGREQAERFGAEFRHGTIESADLTGQPKLLELSTGERLRTRALVVATGASARWVGADGEDELMGYGLSTCATCDGAFHRGDDVLVVGGGDSAMEEALFLAKFADSVTVLHRREELRASEIMADRAREHDDVEFRWNTELLAVQGSQEAGVTGARLVSHPDGYPTEQREAGEDVTVEEVDIGGVFYAIGHEPNTEFLRDTPVELDGGGYVRTADGVDAWATTATATDGVFAAGDVMDREYQQAVTAAGMGSMAALDAETWLESNDPVSAEPESVPAEPGD; encoded by the coding sequence ATGAGCGAGGGCACCAGGAACCTGGTGATCGCCGGGTCCGGCGTCGCCGGGCTCTCGGCGGCCGTCTACGCGGCGCGGGCCGACCTCGACCCGCTCGTACTGGAGGGCGACGAGCCCGGCGGGCAGCTGACGCTCACGACCGACGTCGAGAACTACCTCGGGTTCCCCGAGGGCGTCGGCGGGATGGACCTCGTCCAGCGGGGCCGCGAGCAGGCCGAGCGGTTCGGTGCGGAGTTCCGCCACGGCACCATCGAGTCGGCCGACCTCACCGGCCAGCCCAAGCTGCTGGAGTTGTCGACGGGCGAGCGGCTGCGAACGCGCGCGCTCGTCGTCGCGACCGGCGCGAGCGCCCGCTGGGTCGGCGCCGACGGCGAGGACGAACTGATGGGCTACGGCCTGTCGACGTGTGCCACCTGCGACGGCGCCTTCCACAGGGGCGACGACGTACTCGTCGTCGGCGGTGGCGACAGCGCGATGGAAGAGGCCCTGTTCCTCGCGAAGTTCGCCGACTCCGTGACGGTGCTGCACCGCCGCGAGGAGCTGCGGGCCTCGGAGATCATGGCCGACCGCGCGCGCGAGCACGACGACGTCGAGTTCCGATGGAACACGGAACTGCTCGCCGTCCAGGGCTCCCAGGAGGCGGGCGTCACCGGTGCGAGGCTCGTCTCACACCCCGACGGGTACCCGACGGAGCAACGCGAGGCCGGCGAGGACGTCACCGTCGAAGAGGTCGATATCGGCGGCGTCTTCTACGCTATCGGCCACGAACCGAACACCGAGTTCCTGCGGGACACCCCGGTCGAACTCGACGGGGGCGGCTACGTGCGCACTGCCGACGGCGTCGACGCGTGGGCCACGACGGCGACAGCGACCGACGGCGTCTTCGCCGCAGGCGACGTGATGGACCGCGAGTACCAGCAGGCCGTCACCGCCGCCGGCATGGGCAGCATGGCCGCGCTCGACGCCGAGACGTGGCTCGAGTCGAACGACCCGGTCTCGGCGGAACCGGAATCGGTCCCCGCGGAGCCCGGGGACTGA
- a CDS encoding inorganic phosphate transporter: MDPSVVGLFLVAGAASLFMAWVIGAGSSGATPFAPAVGANAISTMRAAFVVGIFGFAGAVVQGANVSEAVGRGLVGGISLPVTGVIVVLAIGAGLMAVGIRTGYPIATAFTVTGSVVGVGLALGGSPVPSKYLQIGAVWLLTPFVGGGLAYAIASVLPRVDVPERYSVATLAALVGAVLANVEFAYVGPGKTAGSFVGLAGRTIDVATVGPVAVSGVVALSIGVLVWWDVRRDTSGGLRRVLLALGSLVAFSAGGSQVGLAVGPLLPLLDSVEMVPVAAVLVGGGLGILVGSWTGAPRMIKSLARDYSSLGPRRSIAALVPSFLIAQLAVLLGVPVSFNEIVVSAIIGSGAAVGGSDAVSARKIAVTVGAWAGSFALAFVLGYGSIAVLPV, translated from the coding sequence ATGGATCCATCTGTCGTCGGCCTGTTCCTCGTCGCCGGAGCCGCGAGCCTGTTCATGGCGTGGGTGATCGGCGCGGGGTCGAGCGGTGCGACTCCCTTCGCCCCCGCGGTCGGTGCCAACGCCATCTCGACGATGCGAGCGGCCTTCGTCGTGGGGATCTTCGGGTTCGCGGGCGCGGTCGTCCAGGGGGCGAACGTCTCCGAGGCGGTCGGTCGCGGCCTCGTCGGCGGCATCTCCCTCCCGGTGACTGGCGTCATCGTCGTCCTCGCGATCGGCGCGGGGTTGATGGCGGTCGGGATCCGGACCGGCTACCCGATCGCGACGGCGTTCACCGTCACCGGCTCGGTCGTCGGCGTCGGGCTGGCGCTGGGTGGCTCGCCCGTCCCGTCGAAGTACCTGCAGATCGGCGCGGTCTGGCTGCTGACGCCGTTCGTCGGCGGCGGGCTGGCCTACGCGATCGCGAGCGTCCTCCCGCGGGTCGACGTGCCCGAACGCTACAGCGTCGCGACGCTGGCCGCGCTCGTCGGCGCCGTCCTTGCGAACGTCGAGTTCGCGTACGTCGGTCCGGGGAAGACGGCGGGCTCGTTCGTCGGGCTCGCCGGGCGAACCATCGACGTCGCGACGGTCGGGCCGGTCGCGGTCTCGGGGGTCGTCGCGCTCTCGATCGGTGTCCTCGTCTGGTGGGACGTCCGACGGGACACGAGCGGCGGGCTCCGGCGCGTGCTGCTCGCGCTCGGGTCGCTCGTCGCCTTCTCCGCGGGCGGGAGTCAGGTCGGCCTCGCCGTCGGGCCGCTGCTCCCGTTGCTCGACTCGGTGGAGATGGTCCCGGTAGCGGCCGTGCTCGTCGGCGGCGGACTCGGGATCCTCGTCGGCTCGTGGACCGGCGCCCCGCGGATGATCAAGTCGCTGGCGCGGGACTACTCCTCGCTGGGTCCGCGCCGGTCGATCGCCGCGCTGGTCCCTTCCTTCCTGATCGCACAGCTCGCCGTGCTGCTGGGCGTCCCGGTCTCGTTCAACGAGATCGTGGTCAGCGCGATCATCGGCAGCGGTGCCGCCGTCGGCGGCAGCGACGCGGTCAGCGCGCGCAAGATCGCCGTGACCGTCGGCGCCTGGGCGGGGTCGTTCGCGCTCGCGTTCGTACTCGGCTACGGCTCGATCGCCGTGTTGCCGGTCTGA
- a CDS encoding helix-turn-helix domain-containing protein, producing the protein MPDSMSEQLQQDMECEGLLECFHGLKQLDRDVFQALVSTDEPLTVDEVADAVDRERSTAYRAVQRLLQSGFIQKEQVNYDQGGYYHVYKPTDPDKIADDMQRMLNDWYAKMGQLIQEFETKYEGTDVAASSAES; encoded by the coding sequence ATGCCAGATTCGATGTCGGAACAACTGCAGCAGGACATGGAGTGCGAGGGGCTGTTAGAGTGCTTCCACGGGCTCAAACAGCTCGACAGGGACGTCTTTCAGGCGCTGGTCTCCACCGACGAACCGCTCACCGTCGACGAGGTCGCCGACGCGGTCGACCGCGAGCGTTCGACCGCCTACCGTGCCGTTCAGCGGCTGCTCCAGTCCGGATTCATCCAGAAAGAGCAGGTCAACTACGACCAGGGTGGCTACTACCACGTCTACAAACCGACCGATCCCGACAAGATCGCCGACGACATGCAGCGCATGCTCAACGACTGGTACGCCAAGATGGGCCAGCTCATCCAGGAGTTCGAGACGAAGTACGAGGGGACCGACGTGGCCGCCAGCTCGGCCGAGAGCTGA
- a CDS encoding universal stress protein — translation MRAIYATDLSAASEAAIENETCLECLERIGVETIHLVTVVPSNVHPGMPGLDLEGRRERALDRYRGVMEAAGFGVETHVVRGTPYRRINGIAETVRADLTIVGSRGQSPLANRVIGSTARNLARTTVVPLLVNRVEREDDQPAVLREHLFQRVLYATDFSENAERAFDAFSYLRHATQEATLVHVESPKDQGETDPEGRLAELAETLDDWDIETAIEVRRGDPAEEILDVETAVTPTTTLVGSRGQSRIRRLMLGSVSEDLVARASGNVYLVPPPRTT, via the coding sequence ATGAGAGCGATCTACGCGACGGACCTCTCGGCGGCGAGCGAGGCGGCCATCGAGAACGAGACCTGTCTGGAGTGTCTCGAACGGATCGGCGTCGAGACGATCCACCTGGTGACGGTCGTCCCCTCGAACGTCCATCCGGGGATGCCGGGACTGGACCTGGAGGGGCGCCGCGAGCGCGCGCTCGACCGTTACCGCGGCGTGATGGAGGCGGCGGGCTTCGGCGTCGAGACCCACGTCGTCCGGGGGACCCCCTACCGGCGCATCAACGGGATCGCGGAGACGGTGCGGGCGGACCTGACGATCGTCGGCTCGCGGGGACAGAGCCCGCTGGCCAACCGCGTCATCGGCTCGACCGCCCGGAATCTCGCGCGGACGACCGTCGTCCCGCTGCTGGTCAACCGCGTCGAACGCGAGGACGACCAGCCGGCGGTGCTCCGCGAGCACCTGTTCCAGCGGGTGCTCTACGCCACCGACTTCTCCGAGAACGCCGAACGGGCCTTCGACGCGTTCTCGTACCTCCGTCACGCGACCCAGGAGGCGACGCTCGTCCACGTCGAATCGCCGAAAGATCAGGGCGAGACGGACCCCGAGGGGCGCCTCGCCGAACTCGCCGAGACGCTCGACGACTGGGACATCGAGACGGCGATCGAGGTCCGACGTGGCGACCCCGCCGAGGAGATCCTCGACGTCGAGACGGCGGTGACGCCGACCACGACGCTGGTCGGGTCGCGCGGGCAGAGTCGGATCCGCCGGCTGATGCTCGGGAGCGTCTCCGAGGACCTGGTCGCCCGGGCCAGCGGGAACGTCTACCTGGTCCCGCCGCCCCGGACGACCTGA
- a CDS encoding YeeE/YedE family protein, whose translation MSADRHPLFKPLVFAGGIVFGFGLGFSHMARPEVVLNFLQFEDLGLPFVMFGAAIVSGVAFALLPRIRDAAPLTGDPYERRLKPFDRNVLVGGAVFGVGWGLSGICPGAAYASLGTGNVTILWALAGMFLGAYVQGYWRSRAADTAPAPSGAD comes from the coding sequence GTGAGCGCGGACCGACATCCGCTGTTCAAGCCGCTGGTCTTCGCCGGCGGCATCGTCTTCGGGTTCGGCCTCGGGTTCAGCCACATGGCGCGGCCGGAGGTCGTGCTGAATTTCCTCCAGTTCGAGGACCTCGGGCTGCCGTTCGTGATGTTCGGGGCCGCGATCGTCTCCGGGGTCGCGTTCGCGCTGTTGCCCCGGATCCGGGACGCCGCACCGCTGACGGGCGACCCCTACGAGCGACGGCTGAAGCCGTTCGACCGGAACGTCCTGGTCGGCGGCGCCGTCTTCGGCGTCGGCTGGGGGCTGTCGGGTATCTGTCCGGGCGCCGCCTACGCCAGCCTCGGAACCGGCAACGTGACCATCCTCTGGGCGCTCGCCGGGATGTTCCTCGGCGCGTACGTCCAGGGATACTGGCGGAGTCGCGCGGCCGACACCGCCCCCGCACCGTCGGGAGCGGACTGA
- the trxA gene encoding thioredoxin, translated as MTVESAPDADATAPEAPRQVDGRAALDEFVADNDVVLADFYADWCGPCQMLEPVVETLAAETEAAVAKVDVDANQQLAGAYGVRGVPTLVLFADGEQVEEVVGVQGEDQLRALIGRYAE; from the coding sequence ATGACAGTCGAATCAGCTCCCGATGCAGACGCTACCGCGCCCGAGGCGCCCCGTCAGGTCGACGGGCGGGCCGCCCTGGACGAGTTCGTCGCGGACAACGACGTCGTCCTCGCGGACTTCTACGCCGACTGGTGCGGGCCGTGCCAGATGCTCGAGCCGGTCGTCGAGACGCTCGCGGCCGAGACCGAGGCCGCGGTCGCGAAGGTCGACGTCGACGCGAACCAGCAGCTCGCCGGCGCCTACGGCGTCCGCGGCGTCCCGACGCTCGTGCTGTTCGCCGACGGCGAGCAGGTCGAGGAGGTCGTGGGCGTCCAGGGCGAGGACCAGCTCCGAGCGCTGATCGGGAGGTACGCCGAATAG
- a CDS encoding sulfite exporter TauE/SafE family protein, which produces MELFGVAVTLLALFAGFGVLIGLLFGFFGMGGSFLVTPALMVMGYETDVAVASGLAFVFATSVIATLKHRDLGQVDYKLGVLMIAGTTAGIEVGKLGLHWLQDIGLADTVVSVIYVALLGGIGVFITYTATRGGGGGGISHDAEGEADVDDEDIPDIAKKIQSYRVPPMMNLRGGISVSLWMILGVAFATGLLSGFLGVGGGFIRMPALFYLIGVPVPVAVGTDLFEIVFSGGIGSFLYAIDGAVDLSIVVPLLAGSALGARLGAAATDLVDEDEIKVYFGVMLLLGALAVAIRKVGEFADVPVLQTVSLVVILGAAALVSGAVVVSSVRALRSETGYSTTTAD; this is translated from the coding sequence ATGGAGCTGTTCGGCGTCGCAGTCACCCTGCTCGCGTTGTTCGCCGGCTTCGGGGTACTGATCGGTCTCCTCTTCGGCTTCTTCGGGATGGGGGGGTCCTTTCTCGTCACGCCCGCGCTGATGGTGATGGGCTACGAGACGGACGTGGCCGTCGCCTCCGGGCTGGCGTTCGTGTTCGCCACGTCGGTGATCGCGACGCTCAAACACCGCGACCTCGGCCAGGTCGACTACAAGCTCGGCGTCCTCATGATCGCCGGGACGACCGCGGGGATCGAGGTCGGGAAGCTGGGGCTGCACTGGCTGCAGGACATCGGGCTGGCCGACACCGTCGTCAGCGTCATCTACGTCGCCCTGCTGGGCGGTATCGGCGTGTTCATCACCTACACCGCGACGCGGGGTGGTGGCGGTGGCGGCATCAGCCACGACGCGGAGGGCGAGGCCGACGTCGACGACGAGGACATCCCCGACATCGCCAAGAAGATCCAGTCCTACCGGGTGCCCCCGATGATGAACCTCCGCGGTGGCATCTCCGTGTCGCTGTGGATGATCCTCGGGGTGGCGTTCGCGACCGGCCTGCTGTCGGGGTTCCTCGGTGTCGGTGGCGGGTTCATCCGCATGCCCGCGCTGTTCTATCTCATCGGCGTGCCGGTCCCGGTCGCCGTCGGGACCGACCTCTTCGAGATCGTCTTCTCGGGCGGGATCGGGAGCTTCCTCTACGCGATCGACGGGGCGGTCGACCTGTCGATCGTCGTCCCGCTGCTGGCCGGGAGCGCCCTCGGCGCGCGGCTGGGCGCCGCGGCGACCGACCTCGTCGACGAGGACGAGATCAAGGTGTACTTCGGCGTGATGCTCCTGCTGGGCGCGCTGGCCGTCGCGATCCGCAAGGTCGGAGAGTTCGCGGACGTCCCCGTCCTCCAGACGGTCTCGCTGGTCGTCATCCTCGGCGCGGCCGCGCTCGTCTCCGGCGCAGTCGTCGTCAGTTCGGTCCGGGCCCTCCGGTCGGAGACCGGCTACTCGACCACCACCGCGGACTGA
- a CDS encoding DsrE/DsrF/DrsH-like family protein — MSTDTSDTPADDAPDAAESDAPSRAELAARVAELEESLAEATDDDDGKKMSIIATKGTLDMAYPPLILASTAAAFGYEVTVFHTFWGLDILHEERSKNLKLSSVGNPNMPVPNAVAALPGMDRVTTKMMEKKIDDNDTATIEELLETSLDMGVEFQACQMTIELMDYDEAEFYDGVTTGVGAATALQDMADADIQLLV; from the coding sequence ATGAGCACGGACACGTCAGACACGCCGGCCGACGACGCCCCCGACGCGGCCGAGAGTGACGCGCCCTCCCGTGCGGAACTGGCCGCGCGCGTCGCGGAACTCGAGGAGTCACTCGCCGAGGCGACCGACGACGACGACGGCAAGAAGATGTCCATCATCGCCACCAAGGGGACGCTGGACATGGCCTACCCGCCGCTGATCCTCGCCAGCACCGCCGCCGCCTTCGGCTACGAGGTGACGGTCTTCCACACGTTCTGGGGACTGGACATCCTCCACGAGGAGCGGTCGAAGAACCTCAAGCTCAGTTCCGTCGGCAACCCCAACATGCCCGTGCCCAACGCGGTCGCCGCCCTCCCCGGCATGGACCGGGTGACCACGAAGATGATGGAGAAGAAGATCGACGACAACGACACCGCCACGATCGAGGAACTCCTCGAGACGAGCCTCGACATGGGCGTGGAGTTCCAGGCCTGCCAGATGACCATCGAGTTGATGGACTACGACGAGGCGGAGTTCTACGACGGCGTCACCACCGGCGTCGGCGCGGCGACCGCGCTACAGG
- a CDS encoding YeeE/YedE family protein yields the protein MVADPVALQAAADLFPNGVSRYAVGGLLVGLGTVVIYVGTGIPAGASTFLESTLSYVSGQSRFQQYVGSRDWRLVFTAGIVLGGLAFAATVQSGVVTSSLYEPGTTGQLYEVAGVTLWSTAVQPWRLFLGGILVGVGTRIGKGCTSGHGVCGVGSASKTSLVGVVTFLTVAIGTAQIVAALGVSP from the coding sequence ATGGTAGCTGATCCAGTCGCGCTGCAGGCGGCCGCCGACCTGTTCCCCAACGGCGTCAGTCGCTACGCCGTCGGCGGCCTGCTGGTCGGGCTCGGGACCGTCGTGATCTACGTCGGTACGGGCATCCCGGCCGGGGCGAGCACGTTCCTGGAGTCGACGCTGTCGTACGTCTCCGGCCAGTCGCGGTTCCAGCAGTACGTCGGCTCGCGTGACTGGCGGCTCGTGTTCACGGCCGGGATCGTCCTGGGCGGGCTGGCGTTCGCCGCGACGGTTCAGTCCGGCGTAGTCACGAGTTCGCTGTACGAGCCCGGGACGACCGGCCAGCTCTACGAGGTCGCCGGCGTGACGCTGTGGTCGACCGCGGTCCAGCCCTGGCGGCTGTTCCTGGGCGGTATCCTGGTCGGTGTCGGCACCCGCATCGGGAAGGGCTGCACGTCCGGCCACGGCGTCTGCGGCGTCGGTTCGGCGTCGAAGACGTCGCTGGTCGGCGTAGTGACGTTCCTGACGGTGGCGATCGGGACCGCCCAGATCGTCGCGGCGCTGGGGGTGAGCCCGTAA
- a CDS encoding MBL fold metallo-hydrolase, with amino-acid sequence MNADDFPTPDADVATVAPETLKDRIDAGEDVTLLDARMGSDYEEWRIDGENVTSVNVPYFEFLEDDIDADALDRIPDDREVTVLCAKGGASEFVAGTLAERGYDVNHLEDGMNGWARIYEAVEVERYDGAGTLLQYQRPSSGCLGYLLYDDGEAAVVDPLRAFTDRYLSDTDDLGVDLKYALDTHVHADHISGVRDLDTEGVEGVVPEAAVDRGVTYADELTTAADGDTFEVGDATIEAVHTPGHTTGMTSYLLDDGLLATGDGLFVESVARPDLEEGDDGAPDAARMLYESLQERVLALPDDTLVGGAHFSDAAEPADDGTYTAPIGQLVDEMDALTMDEDGFVELILSDMPPRPANYEEIIATNLGQNAVDDEAAFTLELGPNNCAASQESLAGD; translated from the coding sequence ATGAACGCAGACGACTTCCCGACTCCGGACGCCGACGTGGCGACGGTCGCCCCGGAGACGCTGAAGGATCGCATCGACGCGGGCGAGGACGTGACGCTGCTCGACGCGCGGATGGGTTCCGACTACGAAGAGTGGCGCATCGACGGCGAGAACGTCACGTCGGTCAACGTCCCGTACTTCGAGTTCCTCGAGGACGATATCGACGCGGACGCCCTCGATCGGATCCCCGACGACCGCGAGGTGACCGTCCTCTGTGCGAAAGGCGGCGCCAGCGAGTTCGTCGCGGGGACGCTCGCCGAGCGCGGGTACGACGTGAACCACCTCGAAGACGGCATGAACGGCTGGGCGCGCATCTACGAGGCGGTCGAAGTCGAGCGCTACGACGGCGCGGGGACGCTGTTGCAGTATCAGCGCCCGTCCTCGGGCTGTCTGGGCTACCTGCTCTACGACGACGGCGAGGCCGCCGTCGTCGACCCGCTGCGCGCGTTCACCGACCGCTATCTCTCCGATACCGACGACCTCGGTGTCGATCTGAAGTACGCGCTCGACACCCACGTTCACGCCGACCACATCTCGGGCGTGCGCGACCTCGACACCGAGGGCGTCGAGGGCGTCGTCCCCGAGGCCGCGGTCGACCGCGGCGTCACCTACGCGGACGAGCTGACGACCGCCGCCGACGGCGACACCTTCGAAGTCGGCGACGCGACGATCGAGGCCGTCCACACGCCCGGCCACACGACCGGGATGACCTCCTACCTGCTCGACGACGGTCTGCTCGCCACGGGCGACGGGCTGTTCGTCGAGAGCGTCGCCCGCCCCGACCTCGAAGAGGGTGACGACGGCGCGCCCGACGCGGCGCGGATGCTCTACGAGTCGCTGCAGGAACGGGTCCTGGCGCTGCCCGACGACACGCTCGTCGGCGGCGCGCACTTCAGCGACGCCGCCGAGCCGGCCGACGACGGCACCTACACGGCGCCGATCGGCCAGCTGGTCGACGAGATGGACGCCCTCACCATGGACGAAGACGGGTTCGTCGAGCTGATCCTCTCGGACATGCCGCCCCGGCCGGCCAACTACGAGGAGATAATCGCGACGAACCTCGGCCAGAACGCCGTCGACGACGAGGCGGCGTTCACGCTCGAACTGGGGCCGAACAACTGTGCCGCCAGCCAGGAATCGCTCGCGGGTGACTGA
- a CDS encoding sulfurtransferase TusA family protein has product MSAEYDIAETLDVKGASCPMPVVKTKSAIDDLGADEVLEVLATDSGSMSDIDGWADGTEGVELLGQEESGDVYKHYVRKTE; this is encoded by the coding sequence ATGAGTGCAGAATACGACATCGCGGAGACGCTCGACGTGAAAGGCGCATCGTGCCCGATGCCGGTCGTCAAGACCAAATCGGCCATCGACGACCTCGGCGCCGACGAGGTCCTGGAAGTACTCGCCACCGACTCCGGCAGCATGAGCGACATCGACGGCTGGGCCGACGGCACCGAGGGCGTCGAACTGCTCGGACAGGAGGAGAGCGGTGACGTGTACAAACACTACGTGCGCAAGACGGAGTGA